The uncultured Fibrobacter sp. region CCAAAAGCAGACTTTTCGTCGCCATAGACAGACGTAAATAAGCGCCAACACCGCGAACACAAACCCCATGCCAGTGCATGCATTCGGGTTCGACACGACCCTCGGCAACGTCCTTTTCGCCTCGACATTCCTCGCGACCGATATGATGAGCGAACTCTACGGCAAAAGGGAAGCGAGCCGCTGCGTTAAGATAGGCTTTCCACATTGGTAAGCCAGCTGATTAACGTGATTGCCTTCAACCTGCTCGCCTTCGCAGGAACATTCCCGTGGAAAACTCTCGGTGAAATCCTTATTCTCGGTTACGCCATCTTTATCGTGACATCGCTAATGGACACACCGTTCGTTTACCTTGCCCGAAGAATCGCCGAAAAGCATCCGGACCTGCTGAAGAACTAACGAACGACATTCTTAAAGTCATTCTTGGTCGACTTTAGGAGCGAAGGAATCCTGGGTATGTTCCCTAAAAATTTCCTTCGGCAGTTCCTTGCCCTGCTTTTTCCAGGAGCTATATTCTGCAGTCGCCGTAAAGATGACATCCGTCGAAGAATTTAGGGCTGTTTCGAGGCTGTCCTGCACCACGCTGATCATAAGGCCCACAGCCACCACCTGCATGGCAATGTCCGAAGAAATTCCTAAAGGGGCACAAGCAAGAGGGATCAAGAGCAGAGAGCCCCCCGTCACGCCACCCGCCCCACAGGCGGAAAGCGTTGCAAACAGGCACACGACCAGGGCACTCGTAAAGCTGACCTGTATTCCAAGGGTATGCGCCGCGGCAAGCGTCATGATCGCAATGGTAATGGCGGCCCCGCTCATATTAATCGTCGCCCCTAGCGGAATGGACACCGAATAAAGCTTGCGGTCAAGTTCCAACTTTTTGCAAAGCGCCATGTTCACGGGGATATTCGCCGCCGAACTGCGCATAAAGAATGCCGTCACGCCAGAACTCTTGTAGCAACGCAGAATCAGGGGGAAAGGATCTCGACGAAGTACAACCCCCACAATGAGAGGTGTCACGACAAAAGCCATAAAGAGCATCGTTCCCACCAGCAAAAGAATCAGCGAACCATACGTCTTGAAAATTTCGATACCGTTCGTAGAAACCGACGTAAACATAATTCCCATAATGCCGAAGGGCGCAAGGTTGATAATCCAGCGCACCACCAGGGAAACGGCATTCGCCAAGTCGCGAAGGACCGCAAAAGTCGTATCGCTCGACATCTTCTTCAGCGCAAAACCAAGACACATCCCCCATACCAAAATACCGATATAGTTGGCATCGACAATGGCCGCCAGCGGATTCGACACCGCACGGACGAGCAGGTTATGGAGGACATCTAAAATATCCGTTGGCGGAGCCCCCGTCTCTACGGCATTTACCAGGTACAATTTCTGCGGACAAAACGTCCCTGCCAGCACGGCGACTACAGACGCAAGTGTCGTACTGACCAGATACAACAAAATCACTTTCGCAAAACGACGGTCTAAATGCGATTTTCCTAGCGAAAGGGAACAAACGATCAATATAAAGACCAGTATCGGGGCGACCGCCTTGAGCGCGCTCACGAAAATGACACCCAGTTCCCCGATCCACTTTTGTGAGGGCAGCAGTAAGCCGAAGATGGCTCCCCAAAAAATGGCAATCACTATACGTAGCACCAAATTCGAACTATTATATGTTTTTACCCATCCGTGTATTTTCATTACAACCTTCTTTTTTACAGATGTAATATAAATATAAATTTGCCGTTTTTGCAAAAAAAACGCAAGGCGAGCAAGAAAACACCTCCATTTTCCAAAAGTTGCTTTCGCAAATCCGCCCCGATGAACTAAATTTTTGCGCGAAATGTTTTTTACGGTGCTCACATACCTGGTCATCGGCCTTTTGGCAGTGTTTGGACTATTCTATATAGTCCTCGAAGTCCGTTTTTTCCGGGCTCTAGGCAGCGTACGCACTGGCACGTCCGACGTGGAACCGCCACCCAAGGTGAGTATCCTGATTTCGGCGCGAAACGAATCCGCCGGAATTCGCGAAACACTGGACTCGGTTCTTGCACAGGACTACCGTGGAGACTGGGACGTGTGGGTCGCCGACGACAGAAGCGATGACGACACCCCGACGATTCTCGCCGAATACGCCGCCAAGAACCCTAGACTGCATGTTCTAACCATCAAGGAAATTCCCGAAGGCGTAAGCCCCAAAAAACACGCTCTATCGCAACTTATAGAGGCCTGCGAAGGCGAAATCCTATGCCTTACGGACGCCGACTGCCTCGTAAAGCCTACCTGGGTTTCGGGAATTATAGCCGAATTTGAACCTGGAATCGAACTGGTTGCCGGACACTCCTACATTCCGACCGTTCCCGGAAAATCGAGTCTACTGATATGCATGCAGGCGGTAGAAACCCTGATTTACCGCGTGGCAGGAACCGCAGGGCTTGCCATGAGGCTCCCGCTCACCAGCACCGGCAACAACCTCGCCTACCGCAAGAGTTTCTTCAAGAGCGTGCATGGATTCGACAACGTGATTAAAATCCAGAGCGGCGACGACGACCTGCTGATGCAAAAACTCGCCGCAGACCGCCCATGGGCCATGCGCTACTGCATCGCGGAATCCACCTTCGTGACGACAAACGGCAAGGAAACGCTGAAGGAACTCTGGGAACAGCGCAAGCGCTGGGCTTCGAAGACTATATACTATACACCGAAAATCGTGTTCGTACTCAGCATGGTGTTCCTTTTCCTTACGATGCTGTGTGTCGCGGCGGTGCTTTCACCGTTCAGCTTTGCAGTCTTTATCGCAACCCTTAGCGCATTTGTCGCCAAGTGCATTGGCGATTCGATCTTAATACTCCGCGGGCTTCGGATATTCAGGCAACAGCACCTGTTAAAATGGTGCATTCCCGTCGAATTTATTCACGCCCCCTTTACCGTGCTGGCCGTGCTTTTTGGCCTGTTCGGACGATTTAAATGGAAATAAAGATGGCAACTACGACAAAAAAAGCAACTACGACTAAAACGACCGCAACCAAGACCGCCGCTAAAACGGCAAAGACTGTGACCAAAACAGCCGCAACAAAAAAGACGGTCGCCGCAGGTGAAGGCAAGACCCTGATTATCGCCGAAAAACCGAGTGTCGCCCTCGACCTGGTTCGCGTGCTCGGCCAAAAGAACTTCAAGAACGAAAAGACGCATTACGAAAGCGATACCACCATCGTGAGCCATGCCATCGGCCACCTGGTCGAAATCGCCGACCCGAAAGAAATCGACGAAAAGTACAAGAAATGGGAAATGAGCACGCTCCCCATGCTTCCGAAGGAATTCCCGCTGGTCGCAACGCCTGCCACCCGCGGACAGCTTTCCGCCTTAAGCAAACTCATCAAGCGTAAGGACGTGACGACCATCGTGAACGCATGCGATGCGGGCCGCGAAGGTGAACTGATTTTCTTCTATATATTACAGTACGTGCTCAAGGGCAAGTTCACGGGCAAGACCATCAAGCGCCTGTGGATGCAGAGCATGACCCCGGCCGCCATCAAGGATGCGTTCGAAAACATGCGCGACGGCGCCGAAATGGAAAACCTGAAGGCCGCAGCCCTTTGCCGTAGCGAAGCCGACTGGCTGATCGGCATGAACGGAAGCCGCGGCCTTACCGCCTACAATAGCAGTATGGGCGGATTCCAAGTGACTCCGTGCGGACGTGTGCAGACGCCGACGCTTGCCATTATCGTGAACCGCGAAGAAGAACGCCTGCAGTTCGTGCCGCAAAAGTTCTGGACCGTGGAAGCCGAATTCGACAACGACGGCAGCCACTACCAGGGCAAGTGGTTCACCACCAGCAAGGAAGACGGCAAGGACAAGGTCAAGCAGATTTTTGACGAAGCCCGCGTCAAAGAGATTCTCGCGAAATGCAAGGGCAAGGCAGGAACCGTCGAAGAGACTTCCGCCCCCTCGCTCCAGAAGTGCGGTCCGCTGTACGACTTGACGACGCTCCAGCGCGAAGCGAACAATCGCTTTGGCTTTAGCGCGAAGACGACCCTTTCGATTGCGCAGGCTCTGTACGAACGCCACAAGGCGACCACCTACCCGCGTACCGACAGCCGTTGCCTGCCCGAAGACTACGTGGCCCCGGTGAAGGCAACCCTCGGCAAAATCGAAGGCCCGCTCACCAAGTTTGCAGAAACCGCACTCAAGAACAACTGGGTCGTGAAGACGCCCAAGGTGTTCGATAACTCCAAGATTTCGGACCACTTCGCCATTATCCCCACCGGCGTGATGCCCTCGGGACTCACCGAAGCCGAACAGAAGATTTTCACGATGATTTGCCAGCGATTCATCGCCGTATTCTTCCCGCCAGCCAAGTACGAAAACACCACCCGCGTAACAACCGTCGAGGGCGAAACCTTCCTCACCGAAGGCAAGGTGCTCATCGATCCGGGTTTCAAGGCCGTGTACGGCAAGGACAGCGATGACGAATCGAGCATTCCGGCACTCAAGGGCAAGTCCGCCAAGACGGTCGCCCTCGAAGAAAAAGAAGACTTTACCAAGCCGCCTGCACACTACACCGAAAGCACGCTCCTTTCCATGATGGAAAGCGCCGGTAAGTTGGTGGAAGACGAAGAACTCCGCGACGCCATGAAGGAACGCGGCCTTGGAACGCCGGCAACGCGCGCCGCCATTATCGAAAAGCTCGTCAGCGACAAGTACGTGGTTCGCGACGGCAAGGACATGATCCCGACCGCGAAGGCATTCGACCTTATCAAGGTCTTGAAGGCAATGGACATCGAGGCGCTCACCAGCCCGGAACTCACCGGCAACTGGGAATACAAGATGGAGCAAATCGAGAAGGGCAAGGAAACCCGCGAAAAGTTCATGGAAGGCATCGTCGACATGACGCGCACCATGGTCAAAAACATCAAGGGTTTCAAGGAAGAAAGCACCACCGGCGAAGCCCCGTTTAGCCCCGTGAACGGCAAGAAGGTCTTTGAGACCGTGAGCCGCTACACCACCGAAGACGGCATCGTGATTCGCAAGATGATCGGCGGCAAGCGTCTTACGCCTGAAGAAATCACCGAGCTCTTGACCAACCGCAAGATTGGCCCGCTCACCGGATTCCGCAGCAAGCGCGGTTCCGAATTCTCGGCAGTCGTCATCATCAACGACGAAAACAAGATCGAGTTCGTATTCGACGAAAAGCCCGAAGAAGTGGAAGTTGGCGAAGTCGTCGGAAAGTCCCCCGTTGACGGTTCGGACGTCTACGAAACCATGACCGGTTACGTAAGCGAATCCTACCTGAAAAAAGAACCCAGCGGAATCACGCTTCCGAAGATTCTCCTGGGCAAGGAACTTTCGCCCGACATCATCAAGACGCTGCTCGCCGGCGAAAAGACGGCGCTCATCAAGGGTTTCCGCAGCAACAAGACGCACCGGAATTTCGACGCCTACCTGAAGCTCGAAAAAGGAAAAATCAAGTTCGAATTTCCGCCGCGCGAGTTCAAGCCCCGCCGCTTTGGCAAGAAAAAAGATGCATAAGGAATAGATTGCTTCGCTGCGCTCACAATGACATAAAAGACTACGTCATTGCGAGGAGTGTAACAAGCCTGTCCTGAGTTTGTCGAAGGAAAGCAATCCAAAAAAGAACATGCAAGAGAGATCTTACACTTATATTCTTTTTAATAAACCTAATGGTACTCTATATACAGGAGTTACCTCTAATCTTGTTAAAAGAATGCAAGAGCATAAATCTCTTCTCAAAGGTTTCACTAAGAAATACAATGTTACAAAACTAGGATACTTTGAAGAACACACTTCTATAATTAATGCAATAGAAAGAGAAAAGAAAATTAAGGGCGGTTCTAGAGCTAAAAAAATTGAACTTATAAAAAGCATGAATCCTGAATGGAAAGATTTATTTGATGGTTTTAATTTGTAGTTCATGGATTGCTTCGCCTTTCAGGCTCGCAATGACGTGGGAGCCGAGAGCAGCGGCAAAGCTTGCTTTGACATTGCCGAGGCGAACCAGTCATGCACTTTGTGCAATGACGTATAGAAAAATAATCACATTTCTTTTTGCATTGGCCATAAGCGCTTTTGCGGAAGAGTCTCAGGACGAGATTCATTTTGTACCGTTGAATTCGCTGACAGAATCCGTAGCGGAACAAGTCGGTGACACCAATGCGGCCGTAAACGCAGCAGCAAGTGAGCCCGAGAACAGTTCGGCAGCAGCCATGCCGTACACCGCCGAAGCCTTGCCGCAAAACGATTCGGCAGAAACGCCTTACGGACTCCCCCGCGAGCTCTTGCCGCTGTGGGATTCCATGACAATCAAGCAGAAGGCCGCGCAGATGGTCATGGTGTACCTCACCTCGTCGCAGTTCATTATCGAAAACGAAATCGGCGGAGTGCTTATCACAGGCCAGCACCTTCGCTCCGCAAAACGCTACCTGAACACGATGGCCGAAATCGACTCCGGCCTAAGAATCCCGCTCGTCGTCGCCACGGACCAAGAAGGCGGAATCGTCAACCGACTGGCCTCTTACTCCGATACATGGCGAGGCGTTCCCAGCGCACTGGAAATGCGACGCATGGATTCGACAGACATCCACTCGCTCGCCAACAAAATCGGAAGCGCACTGAAAGAACTCAAAATAAACATGAACCTGGCTCCCGTTCTTGACCCTTCTAAAGACAGCCGCGGCAAGAATTCGTTCATGGAAGAAAGCCGCCGCTCCTGGGGCAACGACACCACAAACGCATTCAAAGTAAGAGCATTCGTCAAGGGCATGAGCGAAAACGGAGTCGTCTGCGTATCCAAGCATTTTCCGGGTTACGATTCCTGGACCAACAGCGACCACCAAATTGCCGTGAGCGCAACCCCCAGGGCAAAGATTGCAAAGAACGTGAGCTTCTTCAAGACACTCGCAAACGACATTCCCGTGACCATGATGAGCAGCGTAAGCTTTGTGCGCATTTCAAGCCGTCCCGCCGTATTCGAGCCGAAAATTGTCAAAATGGCCCGCGACATGTCTCCCGAGACCGTCATATTGACCGACGACCTGTGGGGAGTAAGCCTCCGCGCCTGGATTAGCGGCAACGAACGCGTGCGTAGCAAGAACTACCCCGCCAAGGATTTCAGAAAACTCGTGCGCACCGCCTTGATGGCCGGCAACGACATGTTCATGATTACCTACTCGTCAAAAGCGGTAGAAATGATCAACTACCTGGACGCACTATCCAAACAAAGTAAATACTACAAGCAACGTATCGAAGAATCCTCCGCCCGCATCTTAAAGATGAAATACCGGGCGGGAATTATCAAGTAGCGTCTAATGATACAGGACGTTACTGGACGTCATTCGGCAGGATTCCCGATTCGCGGGCTTTCTCGATATCGACAATTTCAGATTCACCAGACTTAAAGTTGCCATTTTCAACTTCATCTTTGTATAAAAGTTTTGCAGCGATTTCATCAATCATTGCCGTGATGGAATCCGCCATCGGAGTCACCCATACACTATACCACGAATAAATACGACTTTTTTCTTCCATAATGGATTCCGCGCCAAAGACTTGCATCGGATTAATCGTTATCGGCTTGGACTCCGAATGAAACAAAATGTAAAGTTGATATTAAGGACCACATAATCAAAGGGTTTCACGACATCGGTAATCGTCGTCGTATCGGTAAAACAGGTTTTCCTTATGATTTTTTGTCATTCGACAGCTCCCCGCCATAACGGCATTTAATCTTTTAACACCACAAAAGTCAGCCCTGCAAAAAAAACGCAAAAGCACAGACTTTCGCGTTTAAATACAAATGGAAATTTACAAGATGTCTATTATTTTTCGTTACACCACTTTCGCTTTCTTCGGATTTGTGATGTTTTTTACTTCCTTGAGCAGGCGATCGGGCCCCACCTTATTGTAGGCGAGTTTCAGGATTTCCGCCGCCGCCATCGCATCGTCCAGGGCACGGTGGTGATTGAACTCCGGCAGTTCCAGCGACTCCGTTAATTTATGCAGGCTGTAGCTTGGAAGTCCCGGGAAAAAGCGACGCGAAATCTTTACCGTGCAAAGTCTCGGCGGGTCGATCTTGATGCATGCGCGTCGAAGTTCTGTCCGCATAAACTTGATATCGTACTGCACATTATGCGCAACGAAAATACGGTCCTGCAAAAGTTCCGCCACTTCTTCGGCGATGGAGGCAAACTGGGGCTTTCCGCGCACCATTTCGTCGGTAATTCCCGTGAGGTTCTGCACAAAGGGCTGTATCGGCATGCCGGGGTCCACCAACGCCGAATACGTCTTAACGACCTCACAATCATCCAGGAGCACAATACCTATCTCGGTAATGCGCCCCACTTCGGCAGTGCCGCCCGTCGTTTCAAGATCCACTACAGCAAATTTCATTGTACAAAACCAAAACAGATTTCTTTGCTAAACGCGCAAAGACGTCAATCATCATCCCACACACCTGAAACTAGAAACCTATCTTACCGGGATATCAAATTCCAATGTCTGGCGGGCAGATTCGCTGACGACCTTCGCCTTGAGTACCTTGGACTTGGGCTTTGCGTAAAGAGGCACCACCATCAGATTCGAAATGCCACGGTCTTCGCTCGGAGTGGCTTCGCTATCGCGCGCCGTCTGCGAAAAAATCGGAGACTTTCCCTTGTCGTAAATCGAATATGTCAGTTCGCGAACAAAGCCCTTCTTGATCTGTTCGGTAGGCACCTGGAAATACACGATACCGCCCTTGGGAACCTTGCGCAAGCTGTCACGAATTTCCTCTTCGGTCGCAAGTTCGCCTTCCATCATCATGCGAACATCCTTCTTGAGCTTATCGACGCTCTCGTAGTTGATCGTGATTTGGAACTTGGCGTCTTCGGGAATCGCACTCGGACGCACATCGCGAATCTTCGCGTTATTCTGATAATATTCCCAGCGACCGTTATCGTGCAGTAGAACGGTAGAACCGTTCGAAGTCGTCGCGATAATGTCTGCGGCAGACGCACACGCGGCGGCACAGAATGCCACCAGGGAAAGCGATCTTGCCCATTTACACACCCGATCCCATTTCATAAGATACCTCTTCTTAATGAATTACCGCACGGTTACAAAACCGTGCGGCCCCTTATCCTTTTTTTATTTCTGCAAGTTGAGGCTTGCGTTAGCGGCACCGTACAGGCTGATGCTGTAATCCTTGATGACATACACCGGAATCTTGTTCAGCAGCGGACGAATGTTCGGGTTGTAGTTCTTTTCGAAATACTTCATGAACAGGTTGTCGCGTTCAAGCCAGCGAAGGTCTTTCTGCACCGTACCACCGGCCAGGTAGAAACCGCCGAGAGGCAGGAACAGCGTTGCGGCGTCGCTTGCAAAGCGGGCAAGCATCTTCACGAAAAGGCGCATCATTTCGGCGGCAACCGGATCGGTGTCGCTTGCGCGGCTGATGTACTTCGGGCGATCGTTCGGTTCGGTTTCTTCAATCTTCTTGAAGGCATCGTTATCGGGAACGCCACGGGTTTCCTTCCACCATTCGTACATGTTGCGGAGCCCCATGCCGGACACGAGCGGTTCGACACCCGGAACCGTACCGATCTTCTTTTCCATGTAGTCGTGGAATTCCTGCGAATCCTTGTCGAACGGGGCAAACGTAGAATGTCCGCCTTCGGAGCAGGCCGGAATGTACTTTTCGCCGTCAAATGCGAGGAAACCCACACCCATGCCGGTACCCGGACCGATGACGGCCTTGGTCGTCTTCTGGGGAGCGGGAGTGCTACCGTCGGTGTGCACCAGCTTGTGAATCTGGGCGGGGTCATCGACATCGAGAGTCGGGATGCCGTAGCTAATGGCCATGAAGTCGTTGATGACGAGAGTCGGGATGCCGGTTGCAGCAGCCAGGGCTTCGCCATCGACGCACCACGGAAGGTTCGTCATGACACACTTGTTGTTGCATACGGGGCCTGCAGCACTGATGCAAATGTGGGACGGCTTAAGGTCAGCGCGGCTTTCGGCTGCAATCTTAAGCGTTTCACGAATCGGGGCTTCAAGACCATCGATATCCTTGGACGGGCAGTCCGTTTCCAGAATCAAGGTAAACTTGCCGTCCTTGTAGCCCACCAGGCCAAGGTTCGTATTCGTGCCACCAATATCGCCAGCCAAAACGAGGCGGTCAAACTTTGCATCGGGATTAAGCCATTTAATTTCCATAAAAAAACTCCATGTTTATACAAGGAAGAATATAGTAAAGCGATTAAGGTTACAGGTTGTAGGTAACAGGTTACAGGATTATTATAGCGACTTCGTCGCCTTATAAAACTCCCATAATAATATACGTTGAAAAAACTGACGCCTGATCCCTGAGACCTAACGCCTAAAGTTTAATCACAGATCGCATTTCAAGGGCTTGTCGCTACGTTTTTCGCGACCGCATTTCGGCTCGTTTTTCAGGAACTGTTCCAGTTTTACGCCATCCAGGTATCCCCGGATTAAGGAATTCAGTTCTTTCCACACAGGAAGCGTCACACAAAAATCTGCACGTTCGCAAGAATTTTCGGCATCATCGAGACAGGCCACCGGTGCCATCGAGGTTTCTACCATCGAAAGGACCTGCCACACGCTACATTCAGAGGGATCGCAATTCAGCCGGTAGCCCCCTGCCTTGCCACGGACACCCGTCAAGAGCTTACCGCGAACAAGGGCGCCCAAAATGCCTTCGAGATACTTTTCGGAAATCTGCTCCCGTTCGGCAAGTTCCTGCAATTTCACATAATCGTCCCTGCCGTTCTTAGCAAGGTCAATCATCACGCGGAGCGCGTAGCGTCCTTTAGTCGAAATCCTCACCCCTATTCTCCTAGATATTCCACCGCAAAGATCAAAGTCGAGCCACCGGGGATGGGGCCTGCACCGCGGGCACCGTAACCGAGTCCTGGGGGCACCACCAAGATTCTCTTTTCACCGGGGAGCATTCCCTGCACGCCAAGTTCCCAGCCGCGAATCACGCGACCGGCACCCAGCGTAAAGGCAAACGCCTGTCCACGATCACGGGAACTGTCGAACTTGTAGCCGTTCGTGAGCCAGCCCGTGTAATGCACCTTCGCCACGTTACCCTTCTGCGCAGGTTCGCCTTCGCCCTGCTTGATAATCGCATAGCGAAGTCCCTCGGAGCCGTTTTCAAGCGTCAGGGTCGTCGTATCGGGGAAGAAATCCATATTCGCGACAACGGCTTCGTCCACTTCGGAGCTTACCAGTTCCACGCGGAAAACCAGAGTCGAATTCGACGGAATCATCGAGTAGGCCGTTGCGCCATAACCCATGGCAGGCGACACGCGGAACCAGCGGACGCCGCCTTCGCGCATTCCTTCGAGGCCCACTTCCCAGCCCTTGATCATCTTGCCGGCGCCCATCACCACGGAGAGCGGCTTGCCAATATCCTTAGAAGAACCGAACTTGCGGCCCGAAAGAAGCCAGCCCGTATAATGCGTCTTGAGCACGGAACCCACCATGGCGGGCTTTCCGCCACCGACCTTTTCGTCGTAGATTTTAAGCCCCTTGGCCGCTTCGCGCCACTTGAGAGCCTCGACATTTTTCGGGAACACATCGGGTTCCATCGGCGGATCGGCACTTACCAGTTCCACGATAAAGAACAAGTCCGAATACTCGGGAACGCCTTCCAGGGAATTTTCGCCATAACCCATCTGGTAAGGCACATACAGTTTGCGGACTTCGCCCGGTTTCATGCCGACAAGTCCCTTTTCCCAACCCTGGATCACGAGTCCCACACCGAGCGTAAACTCGAGCGGTTCGCCCCCCGTGTACGATTCCGAGAACAGCCTGAAACGGCTATCCGAGGGGACAGGGGCAATCGAATCCACAAAGGTCTTAGGAAGGGCTGTAGAATCCAGAGCAGAATCGGCAACCGCGGGCACCTGCGCTACGGTATCGACCGGAGCCTTGGAATCCTTCTTCGACTTGGATTTGTTCTTCTTATTCTTCGCAGACTTGTCCAGGAGGGCAGTCGTGTCAACTTTTGTCACACCCGCAACCTGGTCGGAGTTAAAGTCGTTTGCAAGGCGAAGGGAATCGACAAGGCGGAGCGAATCGGCAAGGCGAGCCTTTTCCGCCAAAATTTTCACACTGTCCAAAAAAACGTAACTTTTGTAATGAACCCGGATAAGCTGACCTGCCCGAATGGTGTCTCCAGTACCCTCCCTGACTGTTTCCACCTTGAAAGGGATAGCAAAACAGGCACTACACATCAGCAATACAAGAAAAATCTTCAATTTCGACATAAAATCTCCTGCACCACAATTTAGAAAATGCTAGTTTTTGAGAGTAACGAATAATTCCAAATGGAATAAAATATGCTATCAGTCATTATCGTCATTGCGATTATTGTCTTATCTGTGATACTCGCCGCCATCGGTGCGTACGTCATTATCCATAGTTCCGACGAAAAGGACGAACCCAAGCGCGTCATCGATGTTTCCGGCCAGTACGCCGTAGTCGTTCGCCCCGCCCGCGAATCCCTGACAGCGGTCAAGCCCTCCGAGGCCTCGCTCAGGTCCTGGCTCGACACCCAGAATATCCCCGCCGAAAAGAAAGAAGAACTGATCGCCAATTGGAACGCCTCGATGGAAGCGACCATCCGCACCATCGACGAAGGCGACAAGAACGGCACCGCCACCTACCGTATCGAACTGGGCCCCAAGGGCAAGCAATACGTTAAGTTCGTGAGCGACGAG contains the following coding sequences:
- a CDS encoding Rrf2 family transcriptional regulator, with protein sequence MRISTKGRYALRVMIDLAKNGRDDYVKLQELAEREQISEKYLEGILGALVRGKLLTGVRGKAGGYRLNCDPSECSVWQVLSMVETSMAPVACLDDAENSCERADFCVTLPVWKELNSLIRGYLDGVKLEQFLKNEPKCGREKRSDKPLKCDL
- a CDS encoding FKBP-type peptidyl-prolyl cis-trans isomerase — its product is MKILAEKARLADSLRLVDSLRLANDFNSDQVAGVTKVDTTALLDKSAKNKKNKSKSKKDSKAPVDTVAQVPAVADSALDSTALPKTFVDSIAPVPSDSRFRLFSESYTGGEPLEFTLGVGLVIQGWEKGLVGMKPGEVRKLYVPYQMGYGENSLEGVPEYSDLFFIVELVSADPPMEPDVFPKNVEALKWREAAKGLKIYDEKVGGGKPAMVGSVLKTHYTGWLLSGRKFGSSKDIGKPLSVVMGAGKMIKGWEVGLEGMREGGVRWFRVSPAMGYGATAYSMIPSNSTLVFRVELVSSEVDEAVVANMDFFPDTTTLTLENGSEGLRYAIIKQGEGEPAQKGNVAKVHYTGWLTNGYKFDSSRDRGQAFAFTLGAGRVIRGWELGVQGMLPGEKRILVVPPGLGYGARGAGPIPGGSTLIFAVEYLGE